ttctctctcctCTCGTCCCGACGAGAGCGCTGGAAGCTAATCAGGGAGCGATGGCAAGGGGAAAGGAGATACGTCGCGTGCGCCTCGTGACCtggagcactttttcttttttttttctttttcttcgaacgcATGGCTTGTCATGTATGGCTCTATATCCATCATACATGGGTCTCGCGTTCGCGGGATGATCGACTACAAAAGCGCAGCGCAGcgcagcgttttctggccatgtCCGAACGCCCGGTGTCACCGAGCGTGCTCAAATGCGGCCCTGGAAGGTCTGCCGTTGACGTGCGAATTCATATGTGCCATTTTTCGATAATTAGTGGCTTTCTCGATCAGGGGTTCATCGACGATCGGCCGTTATTAAAATGGTTATCTGGTTCTTTATTgaggcatttttttttgcattgctcgcTGGATACGATCGCGTGGCCTTCGATGTTCGCATGGCATTTGAATAACTAAAGTGTTGCGATGCTAAGGCACGTGAACGTGTAATTTCCGGCATAGTGGAAAGGAACAGTTAGGAAGGAGCACTGCATAATGCGATtgcctgaaaaagaaagaaagaaagaaagaaagaaagaaagaaagaaagaaagaaagaaagaaagaaagaaagaaagaaagaaagaaagaaagaaagaaagaaagaaagaaagaaagaaagaagaatgtAAAGAAGCCAGGGAGGCGCCAAATTTCGCTTGCCCCATTTTCCCGTAAAGGAATCGCTCCTGATTTTTTAAACAAAACCTCTTTACACGGCGTGCTGTGACTTCCAACGTGCTCACAAAAATGGGAACTGGAGTTACCTGATAGGCCTTTCAAGAATGTCGATATCATGGACACGATCAAGCAAGCGTAGTAGTTTGTCGTCTGCTTGTAGTGCGTAATGATGAGATTCGATCTATTGCACTTGCCTGTGTTTCGCTTATTTTCCCCTGACGCTTGAGAATAACCCACGTGACCGCCTCAGCGCAGGGCGGCGTTGTGAGGGAGCCCCGGTAGAAGTAGGCCTGCCTCGGGTTCCCCGGGAGTAGGTCCGCCAGCGAGATGGCCTTGGACAGCTTCGCTCGGTTGATGCGCTGCTTGAGCATGAAGTCCAGCGAGTGCACGACGCTGTTCAACGCCCGGTTGTCTTGTCGAGAGACCTGCGAAGACGCCGACTCTCTTGATCACACCTTCTCGTTGCACATTgtcgaatctatctatctatctatctatctatctatctatctatctatctatctatctatctatctatctatctatctatctatctatctatctatctatctatctatctatctatctatctatctatctatctatctatctatctatctatctgcacaTCAATGTTTGCCAGAAAGTAGAGCGGCAGATATGTTAAGGTAGGTTGTCACACACGCCCGTAGGAGACCTGGCCAATATTTTAATCCTTGTTTAATGTGCAAGATGCCCAGAAAGTGAGTACGGTCTGAGAACCACCTaagccaacacacacacacacacacacacacacacacacacacacaggcgcgcgcgcgcgcctgtGTGTGTATCTGTACGCGGTTGCATGCGCGTGTAGATGTACACGTGCGAAATATGACAGCTTCTGGGAGATCGGAGATGGTGAACCCCCTTTTATAACCCTCACGACAACGTACTATCCTTCTGTTTTGTCTTGCCAAGTGGACTTAGTATTGCCCCATAATAATAAAGTAAAGAAACACGTATACCTAGCTGACGAAGTGGCACCAATATATAGGTTCTGCTTATGAAACAGTAACGACAGCCAAGTATCACTTATGACGGCATACCGCGAAAAGCACGCCGATAACCAGGAGACCATCAGAATGTCTGTAGGCTTCCTCAGCCGTGGCGTATTTCTTGTTAGTGTGCACCAGATGCATCTGAAAAAACACAGGAGGTAAGCATCCATCTTGAACGATGACATACGTCTTGACAGATATATCTGAACTGGAACAGTGACAAAACGCCAACATGATGCAGTGCTTAAGCAAAGGCGTCTGAATATTGACTGTACAGAGTATCAACATTCGCGTAATTTATGCCACCATCTTAAGGCACTATAGCACGTCGAGAAGCTGTATTAAAGGAAAAACGTGAAAGCAGCTAGTACAGGCGTGTAAATTGTGCTAACCAACTTCCAACGTGAAACGCAAAGCGACGCACACGTGATGGTTTTGTGTAGTGAGGTTTCCATGGTCGCCATGTTTGGGTATACTATATATAGCATAATGGGCGGGTACTTCCGTGACATTACTTGCGATATATCCAGAGCTTGTAGTAAACAGTGATCGGAGGAAAGTCGAAACAGAACTAAATGGACAAAGGTACATACACACAAAATAAATCATTCAGTGGCTTTGATCGAAATTCCAAGTTTATTGATGCAAATGATGTTCATACGAGTGGTACCCTGCATGTACCTGCAGTAAATTCGGCCAGTATTTTGttggtttttttatttattatttatttatttatctatttatttctgtATCTCCAGGGCCCGAAGGCGTTAAAGAAGGGAGTGTATAAGAGTATATATAATAAGAAAAATAAGAGTGATCAAAGAAAAATGCTGCTAAGGGTAAACATCGCATTCAACAGCAGCCTTAAAAGCAGTGACATCGGTCAATTGGGCAACAGAGGAGGGTTTCAGTTTCAGCagttcacagtttttttttttgttttttttttttgcggatatTGGGAGGTGTGGGCAGGGAGTTTCGCCGTTACATCGGGCAGTTCCAGGGGAGGGAAAGAAGAGGTCACACTTGGTCCCTGCCCCGAAAAGTAGTTGACGCCTGTGTGTAAAGCTCACCTCCATGGCATGGGCTTCGCCATCAATGTGGTGTTCGGTGCCGACGGTATCGTCGGCCCCCCAGTGGAAGTGGAACTGATTGAAGCTGTAGACTCCTGGTAGGCCTCTCCCAGTCACCGTTGCGCTGCTATTTCCCTTCGGGGACACCATCACTATGTTTATATTTTGAAAGAAGAAGACCACAATCGCCATTACAAGCACCGTCGTTATAGAGAACACGAGGCCTGCATGATTCGGTGCACGTCACGAAACTTCATCGACCGATAAAGGCAGGCTAAGAATTGCAACAATCGGGACGTTTTTAAACTGGGAAATTATGCTGTTTCAGAAGTCTATTGCTATTCAGTCTGCGGTTTAATCAGCAGTCAATACAGGTCGAACAAGGTCAAACGATGGGGTAAATTTTCTTCCCCGAATTTCGCACCAAAACCTGACCGCCGTCGCATCTGGGTGACGC
The sequence above is drawn from the Rhipicephalus microplus isolate Deutch F79 chromosome 3, USDA_Rmic, whole genome shotgun sequence genome and encodes:
- the LOC119163430 gene encoding carbonic anhydrase 2 is translated as MALPANERKGLTAWISCCCWCFLVAGALGSHKGEHWHYGKQGTDEWPELRMGVKNQCGGKYQSPIDIKTHETTYNVSLGLLRYSNYDKKLQNAYVLNNGHTVMVSPKGNSSATVTGRGLPGVYSFNQFHFHWGADDTVGTEHHIDGEAHAMEMHLVHTNKKYATAEEAYRHSDGLLVIGVLFAVSRQDNRALNSVVHSLDFMLKQRINRAKLSKAISLADLLPGNPRQAYFYRGSLTTPPCAEAVTWVILKRQGKISETQLKAFRQLEVESAVKGDYEPLVNNFRPTMPLHGRHVSRNFLIIPDYSKGVVKANQ